In Amphiprion ocellaris isolate individual 3 ecotype Okinawa chromosome 3, ASM2253959v1, whole genome shotgun sequence, one genomic interval encodes:
- the LOC111569309 gene encoding BTB/POZ domain-containing protein 10-like isoform X3 → MFGSGRENNFTRPNEKGEFEVVDGISSTVFRAILDYYKSGIIRCPDGVSIPELREACDYLCISFNYSTVKCRDLSALMHELSNDGARHQFECYLEEMVLPLMVASAQSGERECHVVVLTDDDVVDWDEEYPPQMGEEYSQIIYSTKLYRFFKYIENRDVAKSVLKDRGLKKIRLGIEGYPTYKEKVKRRPGGRPEVIYNYVQRPFIRMSWEKEEGKSRHVDFQCVKSKSTTNLAAAAADIPQDQLVVMQPPGPQVDELDTLPPTPGGVDLHQPPLGPDNNQGPPAVYEAQTQQDNREHSIAHGNQQQQHTQATYHYDPDTPSPSA, encoded by the exons ATGTTTGGTTCTGGACGGGAAAACAACTTCACTCGACCCAACGAGAAAGGAGAGTTCGAGGTCGTCGACGGCATCAGTTCAACCGTCTTCAGAGCAATTCTG GATTACTACAAGTCGGGGATAATCCGCTGCCCTGACGGCGTTTCCATTCCTGAGCTGAGGGAGGCATGTGACTACCTCTGCATCTCCTTCAACTACAGCACCGTCAAGTGCAGAGACCTGA GCGCCCTGATGCACGAGCTGTCCAACGACGGCGCCCGGCATCAGTTCGAGTGCTACCTGGAGGAGATGGTTCTGCCGCTGATGGTGGCGAGCGCTCAGAGCGGCGAGCGGGAATGTCATGTGGTGGTTCTGACCGACGACGACGTGGTGGACTGGGACGAAGAGTATCCTCCTCAGATGGGCGAGGAGTATTCTCAGA tCATCTACAGCACCAAACTTTATCGCTTCTTCAAATACATTGAGAACAGAGACGTGGCCAAATCAGTGCTGAAGGACCGAGGCCTGAAGAAGATCCGTCTGGGGATAGAAG GATACCCGACCTATAAGGAGAAGGTGAAGCGGCGTCCCGGCGGTCGTCCTGAGGTCATCTACAACTACGTCCAGCGTCCGTTCATCCGGATGTCctgggagaaggaggaggggaagagTCGCCACGTTGACTTCCAGTGTGTCAAGTCCAAGTCCACGACCAACCTGGCGGCGGCCGCCGCCGACATCCCCCAGGACCAGCTGGTGGTGATGCAGCCGCCGGGGCCTCAGGTGGATGAGCTGGACACTCTGCCGCCAACACCGGGTGGTGTCGACCTCCACCAGCCACCGCTCGGACCGGACAACAACCAGGGACCGCCGGCGGTCTACGAGGCCCAGACCCAGCAGGACAACAGAGAACACAGCATTGCCCACggcaaccagcagcagcagcacactcaGGCCACGTACCACTACGACCCCGACACCCCGTCACCCTCTGCATGA